TTGTTATAAGCTCCGACCAGCCGCCAAAAGAGCTTAGAACCCTTGAGGACAGGCTTCGTTCAAGGTTCAGCTGGGGGGTTATCGTAGATATTACATTGCCGGATTTTGAAACAAGAACGGCCATTCTTGAGAAAAAAGCAGAGCAGGACAATATAAAAATACCCAAGGACGTAACGAAATTCATCGCAAAAAACATCGTTTCAAACATCAGGGACCTTGAAGGGGCATTAAATAAGGTTTCTGCCTATGCCACTTTAAGCGGAAGCCCCATTACTCAGGAGCTTGCGGAAATGGCCCTGAAAGACATTATCATCAACAATGAAAAGCCGGAAATAACCGTAGAATATATTCAGCAGGTGGTTGCAGATTATTTCAAAATAACCCCTGAGGAAATAAAAAGCAAAAAAAGAACCCAAAACATTACATACCCAAGGCAGATAGCCATGTATTTATCGAGAAAGCTTATTGATATAAGCCTTCCCAAAATAGGGGAGCTCTTCGGCGGAAGAGACCATTCTACAATCATTCACGGCTGCGATAAAATAACCGACCTTATTGAAAACGACAACCAAATCAGAAACACCGTCGTGGAAATAGAAAAGCTCATTGTGGATTAATCTTTCATTTAAACAGCTATCAATAGGCCGAAAGGGATATTTCTTTTTGTGAATTCCTTTGTGGATAAATTATACAGTGTTTTTTATTTTTTATGGACTTTTTTCCCTTGCCTATAATTATCCACATATAGACTTATCCACAAAATCTGTTTTAAATTTTTCCTGTTGGTTTTATCCACTGTTTTTGTTTATATCCCTGTGATTTTCCTGTGGATATTTTGTGGATAAGCCTCTTGGAGATTTTGACCTGTGGATTCTGTCTATAACAAAGCTTTTATATTCTATTTTTCCACAGGGTTTTAATTTTAAATTTTTCTTTCTTTTTGAAGGGCCAAAGGACTTATCAACATATCTACAGCCCCTACTACTACTGCTACTGAAAATAATATATATATATAATAAGAACTGTTCATAAAATTTTCTGTTGATTTTTTTCGGGAGGTACGAAATGAGAATTATTTGTTCAAAAGATCGCTTAATGGAAAACATCAATATCGTTTCCAAGGCCGTTACTCAAAGGACGACGCTGCCTATTCTTGAATGCATTCTTTTAACTGCCGATGATAACGGCCTTAAACTTATGGCAAACGATTTGGAAATGGGTATAGAAACAGCTTATATTCCTGCTACCGTAGTTGAAAAGGGCGTAATCGCTCTTGAAGCCAGAATGTTTTCCGAGATAATAAGAAGGCTTCCCGACGGCGAGGATGTTTCCTTATATTCAAATGAAAACAATATTACCATGATAAACTGCAAGAAGACGGAGTTTAAAATTCTAGGCCAATACGGTGATGAATTCCCTAAAATACCCAAGGTTGAAAAGTCCGACGAATACAAAATAAAATCAAGCGTATTAAGAAGCATGATCAGAGAGACCATATTTGCCGTATCCTTAGATGAGAGCAAGCCTGTTCTTACGGGAGAGCTTTTTGAAATAGAAAACGGTATCCTCAATATGGTTGCTGTAGACGGTTTTAGAGTTGCTTACAGAATTTCTCCTTTTGAAGAGAAATGCCCTGATAAAACCGCGGTAATTCCTTCAAAAACATTAAATGAAATATCAAAAATAATCCCTGCCGACGAGGAAGCAATCATCTCATTATATTTTACGGACAAGCATGTTTTATTTGAAACTAAGGAATGCACCGTGGTTTCAAGGCTTTTGGAAGGAGAATTCCTTAAATACAGGCAGATTTTTACAGACGACCACACTACAAGCGTTAAAATACACCGCCAGCAGTTTATTATGAGCCTTGAAAGGGCCTCTTTAATATCAAAGGATATTAAGAAAAACCCCGTTAAGCTTCAAGTGGAAGGGGATGTGCTTATCATTACTTCAAATACGGAAATGGGCACAAGCTACGACGAAATCGCTACCGTTACAGAAGGAAGCAATTTAGAAATCGCCTTTAACCCCAGATATTTAATAGACGCTTTAAAGGCCATAGACGACGAATACATAAACATTAAATTTACGACCTCTTTAAGCCCCTGTACTATTGTAGGGCAGGAGCCCCATAATTATAAATATTTAATTCTTCCCTTACGTCTTAAATCATAGAGGAGCATATGGATAAAATAAGCGTTAAAATCGATTCTGAATACATTAAGCTTGGGGAGCTTCTAAAGTATGCCAATGTAGTAAGCCAAGGCTCAGAGGCTAAATATTTGATTAAAGAAGGCAATGTAAAGGTGAACGGGGAGACTGTCCTTGAAAGAGGAAAAAAGATATACCCGGGAACAGAAGTTTATGCCCTTTATAACAATGAGGAATTTTTTATAAAAACGGAGTAAAATATACTGCGAAAATTCTATTTCAGTAATTTTACTGTGAGGGAAAGTTAAGTCTTTTATTATTCTTCTGATGAAAAACTTAAAGCCTTCATTTTTCTGCACTTTGCCGGAAAAGAATTGGAAAAGTTAAAAGTCCGGCCATGTAATGCTAAAGTAGTGAAGAAGCCTAGCTTTGTTATTATGCCGTAAAAGTTTTCTGAGTAAAATTTCTTTTTGTTAAAGTGATTATAATACGAATTGCTTTTCCAAAGGGATTTATAGTTTAGTTTAAAAGAAATTGCAGGGGCGATAGGGGTTAGGCCTTATCGCCCCGTAAAATATTCATATAATTACACAATATAGTTAATTTGCTTTTATTTCCAAGTGAATATTTGGATTGAGACGGTTTAAAATAAGAGAAAAGCAAATTAACAATCATACGGTTTCATATTTAATCAAGTATAGTAAATTTACTTTTCTTCTGTAGTAAGAAATGGGCTCAGAAAAGGTATCAAATCAAGGAAAAGTAAATTTACGACCCTATTATTTTACTTTAATTCGAGTATAGTAAATTTCAAATGAAACAGGAATAAAAATCGTATGGTTAAGCCGTTTATGAAAAATAGATTTTTATTGCTTCCTTCTGTGAAATTTACTGTATATTAAGGAGCTTCAATGCTTGTTTCTTCAGTTTCATTAAAAAATGTCAGGAATTTAAAAGAGCTTAACATCGGCCTTTCCGAAGGGATTAATATTCTTTACGGAAACAATGCCCAAGGAAAGACTAATTTCCTTGAAGCAATTTATATCTGCGCAACCGGCAGAAGCCATCGGACAGCCTCTGATAAAGAAATCATAAACTTCAAAGAAAACGAGGCCTTTATTAATCTTTCTTCCGTCAGCAACGGAATAAAGGATAAAATAAGCGTTTATCTCAGAAGGGATTTGAAGAAGGGAATCGCCGTAAACGGCGTTGCTTTAAGGAAGCTTGGGGATTTATTCGGCAGGCTTCTTATTGTAATGTTCTCTCCTGAGGATTTGCAGCTTGTAAAAAGCGGCCCTTCCGAAAGAAGAAAGTTCATGGATATGGAAATCTGCCAGTTAAGCAATGTCTATTATTACGAGCTGCAAAGCTATTACAAGGCCCTGCGCCAAAGGAACAATTTTTTAAAGGAAATCTCCAAGGACAAATCTTTAAAAGACACCATATTCATATGGGACGAGCAGATTATAAGCCACGGAATAAAAATATACAATCACCGTATGGAATTTACATCGGATATCAATAAAATTTCATCGGGAATTTATTCAGACATTACGGAAGCGAAAGAAAAGCTTGAAATTCTGTATAAGCCCAACATCACCCCCGAAACATTTAAGCAAAGGCTTGAAAGAAGTCTTGAAAAAGACATCTATGGCGGAAGCACCTCTTACGGCATTCATAAAGATGACATCTCTTTTTTAATAGACGGCACCGAAGCCAGAAACTTCGGCTCTCAAGGCCAGCAGCGGAGCGTCTCCTTATGTGCGAAGCTTGCGGAAATTGAGCTGATTAAAAATAAAACAGGCATTACACCTGTTCTTCTTCTTGACGATGTTTTATCGGAGCTTGACAGCGGAAGGCAGTTTTTTCTTCTCTCAAGGCTTTCGGATATTCAGACCCTCATTACCTGCACAGGGGTAGAGGACGTGCTTTCAAAGGTAAGCTCCATTGAAAATATAAAAATATTTAATGTGGAAAACGGCATGATTACAGAAAAGGGGAAATAAGGATTGGATTTAGCTTTAAAGTATTTAAAGCAAAACAAGATTAAGGCAGGAACAAAAACCTATTTTTCATAAACGGCTTAAAATATAGAATTGCTATTTTAAGCCCTTTAAAATATACGATTTTTGTTACGCTAATTATAGTAGAGTGTTGCAAAGCACCGGCATAATTATTTTAAAAGCTCATCATAAGTTGTGTTTAAGGCCTCTTTGATGCCCTTCAGCTGAGAGGCTTTCAGATGCTGTATCCCTCTTTCAATTTTTACGAGGCTTTCCCTTGTCATTTCAATGCCGGCAAGCTGGAGCATTTTTACAAGCTCCGTCTGTCCTATTTTCTTTTCAAGCCTTAACCTTCTTACATTTTCGCCTAAAGTAAATTTAAAGTTAAACAGTAACAAAGCCGTATATTCCCAGCAAACTCAAAAATGTACCGTTTCCGAAGGAAATCCGTGTTTTTGAGTTTGCTGGGAATAGGCTTTTGTTACTTCTTTATAATAAATTTACTTTATACGAATTTCATCTTGTTTGATTTTTTGCTCCATGATACTCATCTCTTAAAATCATTATTTTTGAATCCTTCTCATTTATGCTCATATATAATTCTTCGGCATCTTTGTGTGCCTTTATAAGTGATTCTGTTATTTCCTCTAATTTTTCTATTGCTTCAAGCTGAGATAAAAGAAGTTCAAAATACATGGATTTATAATTTTTCATAAGTATACCACCTTTTTATAGGCTATGCATAGCCTAATAGTATCATGTATCGCCTATAATTTCAATGTCTTTATTATAATCTTGACTTTAAAGGTGGTGATTTTTTGGATACTGTTTCTGCTGTAAGAAATCGTATACTTGTGCTTTGTGAAAAAAATAACATAACTATAAATAAGCTCGCGAATATATCAGGCCTTTCGCCGTCCTCTCTAAAAAGTATTCTTTACGGAAAAAGCAAAAATCCTAAAATAGAAACCATAAAGATTATATGCGATGGCTTAGGTATTACTCTTGGGGAGTTCTTTTCATCTCCTGAATTTGATAATCTTGAACAGTCTATAAAGTAAAGGTATTTTAATTTCCCATGATATAAATTATTTTTATTTTAATTAGCCTCATTATTCTTTATGCGTTTATTGCATAAAAATCAATATATTTTATTTTATAAAGTATAATTAGATTAAAGGCTTATTAAATAAAAAATAGTTTGAGGGTGATTTTTTGGATACTATTTCTGCAATAAGAAATCGTATTTTTACTTTATGTGATAAAAAGAATATAACTGTTAAAGAACTAATAAATGTATCTGGACTTTCTTCATCATCTATCCATAGTATTCTTTATGGAAAAGGTCGAAATTATAAACTAGAAACCATAAAAATCATATGTGACGGGTTTGGCATTACACTGGGAGAGTTTTTCTCCTGTCCTGAATTTGACAGCCTTGAGCAGTCGATTCGATAAAAAGTAAAAAGCCGGTTTTACAAATACTTTTTGAAATAAAAAGAACTCTTTTAAAAGAGTTCTTTTTGTTTTTTAGAGTATATTTAATGACATATTTTGTCATATATTTTCAAACACAATAATTGCAGGCCTTAATATAGCTAAAAACCTAATTTTAAGGCTCTTTCTATGCTAAAAAGCTTTTGAAATACAGTATTTTGTGGTATACTTATATATAGTGTTTTATATGAATTTTCATATAAAACAAGCGGATTTTCTATGAAAATTTGAATACTTACGGATTCCTTTAAATTTATATTTTTGTCTTTTAATTTTATAATACGGAGTGGTTTATTTGTACCTTCATATCGGCGGTGAAATTGAAATTTCGGTAAAGAGAATTATATCAATTGTAGACGTTCAGATTTTAGATCAGAGCCTTTATGACGGTGAAACAATAAAAAACTATACCATAGAAAAAATTTCAAACGATTCGCAAAAATCTGCCGTCATTGCTTATTCAGAAGGCAGCAGGCAGCATTTCACCCTTTATCTTTCACCTATTTCCACGGCGTCTCTTAAAAAAAGGCTTGGAAATAAGCTTACCTGCCTTAAAGGTTCATTTGTTTCTTAAAGCAATAGAATCTTTAAGATAAGCCCTGACAAAGGGGAGGTAAAAGCCTTTAAAGAAATGAAGCTCTTAAGCTTATTTAGGCTTAATGTTTTATATACGGTAATTTCCGGTATGGATTTGCTGTATAGTAAATTTCATATAAAGAAGCAGCAAAAGCCTGTTTCCATCAGGCTCAAAAACACGGATTTCCTTTGGAAACATAATGAAATTGCCTTTATACCATAATAGGCCATAAGGCTTTTAATATATAAATCAAATAAAGGCAGTTTCACAAAGGCGATTTGCTTTATGTCTTTTAAAGCGCATTTTTGAACCTGTGAGAATATACGGCTTTGCTGCTGTTTAACTTTAAATTTACTATAGTTTTGTTTTTTATGTATTTTTTTATGCTAAGGAGAGTTATTCAATGACACCTGAATATGACGAAAATCAAATTCAAATACTTGAAGGGCTGTCGGCTGTTCGCAAAAGGCCGGGAATGTATATCGGCAGCACCTCTGCAAGAGGCCTTCACCATCTGGTTTACGAAATCGTAGACAATGCCGTAGACGAGGCCCTTGGGGGCTTTTGCGACGAGGTCACGGTTACGATACATGAAGATAACAGCGTTTCCGTTTTAGATAACGGAAGGGGTATTCCCATCGGCATTCACCCTCAAAGAGGGATTCCTGCCGTTGAGGTTGTTTTTACCGTGCTTCACGCCGGCGGAAAGTTCGGCGGCGGCGGATATAAGGTTTCCGGCGGGCTCCACGGGGTTGGTGCTTCCGTTGTAAACGCTTTAAGCGAATGGCTTAAGGTAAGCATCTTCCACGAAGGAAAGGTCTATGAACAGCTCTACGAAAGAGGAGATGTTAAAACAAAGCTTGAATGCGCAGGCGATACAGATAAAAGAGGAAGCTTGATTCATTTCAAGCCCGACAGCGAAATCTTTGAAGAGCTTGAATATTCCTTCGATACTTTAAAGCAGCATATGCAGGAAACGGCGTTTCTTACAAAGGGCCTTAAAATAAACCTTATCGATTTAAGAGGAGAAGAGCCCAAAGAAAGAACCTTTCATCATGAAGGCGGAATTAAGGAATACGTTCAGTATATTAACCGCAATAAAACCCCTGTTTTTGAAGAAGTCTTCTATGCCGAAGCCCTGAAAGACAAGGTCATGGTTGAGATGGCCCTTCAATACAGCGATGAATACCATGAAAGCGTTTACACTTATGTAAACAATATCAATACCATGGACGGCGGAACCCATTTAGCGGGCTTTCGTTCCGGTCTTACAAAGACAATCAATAATTACGCCAGAAAATACAATCTTCTGAAGGAAAACGAAGCCAATTTATCCGGTGACGACGTAAGAGAAGGCCTCACTGCCGTTATCTCCATAAAAGTAGAAAATCCCCAGTTTGAGGGCCAGACAAAGAGCAAGCTTGGCAATTCCGAAGCAAAAGGGGCCGTTGAATCGGTTATCTGCGAATATTTAGAGTATTTTCTTGAAGAAAATCCTTCCATAGGCAAAAGAATTGTTGAAAAATCCGTCCTTGCATCAAGGGCAAGAGACGCCGCCAAAAAGGCCAGAGAGCTTGTACGAAGAAAGTCCGTCCTGGATAACGGAAGAATGCCCGGAAAGCTTATGGACTGCAACGAAAATAATCCTGAAAAATGCGAAATTTTCCTTGTTGAGGGAGATTCCGCCGGCGGAAGCGCAAAGGACGCAAGAGATCCGGACGTTCAGGCAATCCTTCCCCTTAGAGGAAAAATATTAAACGTTGAAAAGGCAAGGCTTGATAAAATTCTCGGAAACGAAGAAATAAAGGCCATGATTACTGCCTTCGGCACAGGGATTCATGAAGACTTTGATATTAATAAATTAAGATACCATAAAATTGTCATCATGACCGATGCCGACGTTGACGGCGCCCATATCAGAACCCTTCTTTTGACCTTCTTTTACAGGTTTATGAAGCCTTTGATAGAAGAGGGGCATGTTTATATTGCCCAGCCCCCTCTTTTCAGGGTTGAAAAGGGCAATAAGGAATATTACGTTTACGATGAAGACGGCCTTGAAAAAATATTAAATGAAATCGGCAGAGACGGCATAAAGCCTATCCAGCGCTATAAAGGTCTCGGTGAAATGGACCCTGTTCAGCTTTGGGACACCACCATGGACCCTGAAAGAAGAATACTGCTTCAGGTAAATATGGAAGACGCCGTATTGGCAGACGAAATATTTACCCAGCTTATGGGGGACAAGGTAGACGCAAGGCGTGATTTCATTAATGAATATGCCCAAATGGTAAAGAATCTGGATATATAAAAAGTCGATTGAAGCAGGCTTCAGTCAAGACTTACTTTAACACTTAGGCGGAAATGAATTCCGCCTAAGTGAATAAGCCTGCGGTACTTAAAGAAGTAAGCTATTATCCTGCCTGGTATGCCTAAAGTGCAGATATAAAGAAACAGCAGGTAAATGTAAGAGGATTCTTAAAGATACCTGCTTACAGATATCGGCCCTTATATTTTAGGGGCATCAAAAACAAGTATTTTATAGTCAATTTGCTTTTATTCTAAAGTGAAAGATGGCTTAAAATAAGAAAAAGACAAATTGACAATACTGCTGTTTCATACTTATTCAGGTATACAAATTAAACAGAAAAACCTATTTTATTATAGCTTTAATTCCGGGACAAGGCCTTTAGGCTGTCCCCAAGGAGAGAAATATAAATGGACGAAAATAATATGAACAAGGAACAAAATATAAAGCCTGTGGTTTTGGAATCGGAAATGAAGGATTCTTTCCTTTCCTATGCCATGAGCGTTATTGCTTCAAGGGCATTGCCCGACGTAAGAGACGGTTTGAAGCCGGTTCACAGGAGAATTTTATATGCCATGAATGAGCTTAATTTAAGCCCTTCAAGCGCTTATAAGAAATCTGCCCGTATCGTCGGCGATACCATGGGTAAGTATCACCCCCACGGTGATTCTTCTATCTATGATGCTATGGTGCGTTTGGCTCAGGGGTTTTCCATGCGGTATCCTCTCGTAGACGGCCACGGAAACTTTGGTTCCATCGACGGTGACTCCGCCGCCGCCGCCCGTTATACGGAAGCAAAATTAAGCCGTATTTCCATGGAAATGATTTCGGATATTGATAAGAACACCGTTGATTTTATCCCTACCTATGATGAAGAGAATAAAGAGCCTGTGGTGCTTCCTTCAAGGTTTCCAAATCTTTTGGTAAACGGTACTTCTGGTATTGCCGTAGGGATGGCTACAAACATTCCTCCCCATAACTTAGGGGAAACCATCGACGGCGTTATAAAAATCATTGACAATCACATTAATGAAAACAGAAAAACCGAGGTAGAAGAGCTTTTAAATATCGTCAAAGGCCCCGATTTTCCTTTAGGCGCTACGATTTTAGGCGTAAACGGCATTCGCCAGGCCTATATGACAGGAA
This is a stretch of genomic DNA from Anaeropeptidivorans aminofermentans. It encodes these proteins:
- a CDS encoding RNA-binding S4 domain-containing protein, with the translated sequence MDKISVKIDSEYIKLGELLKYANVVSQGSEAKYLIKEGNVKVNGETVLERGKKIYPGTEVYALYNNEEFFIKTE
- the gyrB gene encoding DNA topoisomerase (ATP-hydrolyzing) subunit B, yielding MTPEYDENQIQILEGLSAVRKRPGMYIGSTSARGLHHLVYEIVDNAVDEALGGFCDEVTVTIHEDNSVSVLDNGRGIPIGIHPQRGIPAVEVVFTVLHAGGKFGGGGYKVSGGLHGVGASVVNALSEWLKVSIFHEGKVYEQLYERGDVKTKLECAGDTDKRGSLIHFKPDSEIFEELEYSFDTLKQHMQETAFLTKGLKINLIDLRGEEPKERTFHHEGGIKEYVQYINRNKTPVFEEVFYAEALKDKVMVEMALQYSDEYHESVYTYVNNINTMDGGTHLAGFRSGLTKTINNYARKYNLLKENEANLSGDDVREGLTAVISIKVENPQFEGQTKSKLGNSEAKGAVESVICEYLEYFLEENPSIGKRIVEKSVLASRARDAAKKARELVRRKSVLDNGRMPGKLMDCNENNPEKCEIFLVEGDSAGGSAKDARDPDVQAILPLRGKILNVEKARLDKILGNEEIKAMITAFGTGIHEDFDINKLRYHKIVIMTDADVDGAHIRTLLLTFFYRFMKPLIEEGHVYIAQPPLFRVEKGNKEYYVYDEDGLEKILNEIGRDGIKPIQRYKGLGEMDPVQLWDTTMDPERRILLQVNMEDAVLADEIFTQLMGDKVDARRDFINEYAQMVKNLDI
- the recF gene encoding DNA replication/repair protein RecF (All proteins in this family for which functions are known are DNA-binding proteins that assist the filamentation of RecA onto DNA for the initiation of recombination or recombinational repair.); this encodes MLVSSVSLKNVRNLKELNIGLSEGINILYGNNAQGKTNFLEAIYICATGRSHRTASDKEIINFKENEAFINLSSVSNGIKDKISVYLRRDLKKGIAVNGVALRKLGDLFGRLLIVMFSPEDLQLVKSGPSERRKFMDMEICQLSNVYYYELQSYYKALRQRNNFLKEISKDKSLKDTIFIWDEQIISHGIKIYNHRMEFTSDINKISSGIYSDITEAKEKLEILYKPNITPETFKQRLERSLEKDIYGGSTSYGIHKDDISFLIDGTEARNFGSQGQQRSVSLCAKLAEIELIKNKTGITPVLLLDDVLSELDSGRQFFLLSRLSDIQTLITCTGVEDVLSKVSSIENIKIFNVENGMITEKGK
- a CDS encoding helix-turn-helix domain-containing protein, whose product is MLLFNFKFTLGENVRRLRLEKKIGQTELVKMLQLAGIEMTRESLVKIERGIQHLKASQLKGIKEALNTTYDELLK
- a CDS encoding helix-turn-helix domain-containing protein; the encoded protein is MDTVSAVRNRILVLCEKNNITINKLANISGLSPSSLKSILYGKSKNPKIETIKIICDGLGITLGEFFSSPEFDNLEQSIK
- the dnaN gene encoding DNA polymerase III subunit beta: MRIICSKDRLMENINIVSKAVTQRTTLPILECILLTADDNGLKLMANDLEMGIETAYIPATVVEKGVIALEARMFSEIIRRLPDGEDVSLYSNENNITMINCKKTEFKILGQYGDEFPKIPKVEKSDEYKIKSSVLRSMIRETIFAVSLDESKPVLTGELFEIENGILNMVAVDGFRVAYRISPFEEKCPDKTAVIPSKTLNEISKIIPADEEAIISLYFTDKHVLFETKECTVVSRLLEGEFLKYRQIFTDDHTTSVKIHRQQFIMSLERASLISKDIKKNPVKLQVEGDVLIITSNTEMGTSYDEIATVTEGSNLEIAFNPRYLIDALKAIDDEYINIKFTTSLSPCTIVGQEPHNYKYLILPLRLKS
- a CDS encoding helix-turn-helix domain-containing protein, coding for MDTISAIRNRIFTLCDKKNITVKELINVSGLSSSSIHSILYGKGRNYKLETIKIICDGFGITLGEFFSCPEFDSLEQSIR
- the remB gene encoding extracellular matrix regulator RemB, producing MYLHIGGEIEISVKRIISIVDVQILDQSLYDGETIKNYTIEKISNDSQKSAVIAYSEGSRQHFTLYLSPISTASLKKRLGNKLTCLKGSFVS